The genomic DNA AAACATCCTGAATTCCTTTGGGGATGCTTCTGGTCTGCACACAAATATTGATAAGAGTGCAGTTTATCCAATAAGTTGTGATGGATTGGATCTCCAGCTCATCATGCAAGCTTTTCAGTGACCTATTAACAATTTTCCTTGCAAGTACTTGGGTTTACCTCTGAGTCTAAGGCAGCTCAAGAGAGTGGAGGTTCAACCTCTCATTGATAAAGTAGGCAAGAAGTTAGCTGTGTGGAAGGGCAGATTCTTGAATAAGTCTTAAGTTAGTAAATTCAGTACTGTCGGCATTGCCTACATACTTTCTGACTGTGTTCAAGCTTCAAAAATGGGCCATCAAAGCTATTGATAAATTCAGAAGAGGTTTTCTGTGGAAGGGCACAAGTACTTATAAGGGAGGCCATTGCCTTGTTAATTGGCCAACTACAAGGAGACCAAAAAAACTTGGAGGGCTGGGCATTCTTGACCTTGACCTGTTCAGCAGGGCATTCAGGTTGAGATGGCTTTGGTTCCAGTGGACTGAGCCGGATAGGCCCTGGGTGGGGACTGAACCACCCATTGATGCCATTGACAGACAACTTTTCAGAGCATCCACCACGGTAACCATTGGTGATGGGCTCAAAGCAAGTTTCTGGCAGTCTTCTTGGTTACATGGCAAGGCGCCAATGGATTTGTATCCTGACCTTTACCGTTTGGCATGGAGGAAAAATAGATCAGTCAAAGAGGAGCTACAAAATCAAAGTTGGACAAGGGGGTTGTGGCGTATGGAGACAGTTGATGAGATGGCCCAGTTTGTGGAACTTTGGGATCATGTTCACAATGTTCAGCTTTTAAATTCAGAAGATCAAATCAAGTGGAATTGGACTACACATGGGGATTACACTTCTAAGTCAGCTTACTTAGCGCAGTTTAATGGGGGCATACAGTCCGTTTAGAGGGGATTTCATATGGAAAGCTGAGGCTGAGGGCAAGCACAAATTCTTTGCCTGGTTACTAATTCAGAGCCGAATTCTGACTGCAGATAACTTAACCGTCAGAGGATGTCCCTGCAGTTCAGTTTGTGTCATGTGTGATCAAGAGAGTGAAACGCCGGCACATCTCATTCTCCATTGTAGTTTCGCACGACAGGTCTGGCAACAGGTTGTCCAATGGACGGTCAACCTCATCACGGTTCCTCAACCAGGTGACGATCGAGCTGATGAGCTGGTGGGAGCGGGCCCTCGCTCATCTTCCAAAAAACTTAAGAAGAATAAAGGCTTCACTGCTTATCTACACTTCTTGGAACATATGGAAAGCACGTAACAAGAGAGTCTTTGACAGCAAAACACTCACACCGGTTGATGTTCTTCAGGAGATCAAATTGGAGATGACGGCCAGAAAACTTGCTTGTGGAAGGCCAGAGTTATCTTTTACTAATGTTTaagtttttcttttctgttACTGAGTTTGAGACCTTGCTAATTTATGTAATATCTCCACTGTAAGAACTTGCATGCTTCCTCTTTCTTAAATGACATAGCAGTGCTCCcgcaaagtttcaaaaaaaaaagcctgGACCATTCCGGTttctatttttagaaaaaaaaatggaacaGGGTGGTGTGACCACACATGTTTGCTTGCATTATTGCATTGATTGGTCCACGAATGGGTACTGTTTGCTCAGCTGGTAGTTAGTGTCACCACCATCCCTGATTACTTCAAATCTAGTTGAATCATATCAGTGCTACGAGTCCTCTAacataatttaaaaaaaatccgaaATGGTCATGAGGCATATTGGGAATTCAATACAAAAGTCAATCCTCCTGTTAAAAACAGTAGACATGATCAATGACTTGATGTTGAGTGGATTGTCCAGAATGGTCTCTACCTGCCGTAGCATAACCTTTTTATTGCTATGCTGGGGCTTCTTGCATTGGTCCAGAATAATCGATTAAAGTCGTCCACTGTTTATAAACTCATTGGTCCAGAAATTTCACTCCTTAATCTCCAAGGACTATAGTGAGTCCAAAGATACATATACATTAGTACACGCTAGCTTTCTCATATATAGGTCATTTCACACGGTATTATGTATAAATTTTATGATAAGGAGGAGAGGAAAGAAGGCAAGAAAACTGCAGAGAGATTTTTGTTTCGCAAAGCAAATGCACCTTATAAGCCAAATTTTAGTACTATAATCAGGTGTTGTTCGTTAAAAAAGAAGCTCTTCTTTTCTCCTCGTAAGACAAAATTGTTTTGTTGGTGGCCCAAACCCCACTCAAAGCTAATCCTGGTGGCTTAAACAGCTTGTTAGTTCTAAAAGCCTACACAAGAACCAAATTTGTGTCCCACTAAAAAAGAAGCGTAAGAAGCACTTAAAATGATACACCATTGCTAGTTTGCTACACAAATCTAAACTCTGCAATATTTGACCTGTCATACGGCAATGACGCATGTGTGTGGAAATTATAAACGTTGGAAGCTATATATGTTAACCATCAAAATGCCAGGCATTATCATTCACTATCCATTCGAGGTCCTCAAACTGCGAGGGCACTGCCACCATGTCTGCCATGGCAAGCTTGGCACAGCAGTTCATGCTTGAGCTGAGGACTCCACGATCATGGCTTGTGCTACTTGTTCCTCTCTTCCTCTTGCTCGTATGCTACTCGCTGTCCACGTTCAGTGCCAAGAGAGGGAGGCCGAGGCAGCAGGCATCAGATAACCACCTGCCGCCTTCCCCCCCGGCGCTGCCCGTCCTCGGGCACCTCCACCTCGTCGGCTCGCTCCCGCACGTCTCCCTCAGGAACCTCGCCAGGAAGCACGGCTACGGCGACCTCAtgctgctccgcctcggcgccaTGCCGCTCCTCGTCGTGTCGTCGCCGAGGGCCGCCGAGGCGGTGCTGCGCACGCACGACCTCGTGTTCGCGTCCCGGCCGCGCTCTCTGGTCGCCGAGATCGTCCTCTACGGCCCGTCCGACATCGGCTTCACGCCGTACGGCGAGTACTGGCGTCAGGCGAGGAAGCTCGTCACCACGCACATGCTCATCGTCAAGAGGGTGCAGTCGTTACGCCTTGCCCGCGAGGAGGTAAAACTACCGTCAATTTAGATCCAGTGATGTGGCATTATATTATTTCCAACAAAAAGTAGTTTATATATACTGCGATGACACGCACGCAGGTGAGTTTTGTGACGGACTGAAAGTGAGGAAACGCCACACCTTGCATTTTCCATTCAGAGCCTTAAATAGGCAATTGTACATATACATGAGCGGTGCTCCGTGGCACTCGCTAGTCACTAACAGAACCGCGACTCCACTACAAACGTGGAGATCCTAAGGACTCGGCATGCCATCTGACCACGTCCAGGATTACAACGGTACAAAGGATTACAACAGAAAGCTTATCTCTAGTAGCCCCCCTCAGCCTGGACGGGGCTGCACGTTCAGGCTGGTTCTAAAATCGCTAAACAAGACATGAGGAAGTCCCTTTGTAAAAATATCTGCGAATTGAACCTGAGAGGGAACATGCAACACCTTGACTTCACCTAGCTGCACCTTGTCACGGACGAAGTGCAAGTCTATCTCCACATGCTTTGTGCGCTGGTGTTGAACGGGATTAGATGACATGTACATGGCACTGACATTGTCACAATATACAATGGTAGCTCGTCGTGGTGGACGTCCCAATTCCAGTAATAGCTGCCGCAACCAACATGATTCAGAGACAGCATTTGCAATGCCTCTGTATTCAGCTTCCGCACTTGATCTAGATACTGTATGTTGCCGTTTAGATGACCATGCCACCAAGTTGTCACCAAAATAAACACAGTACCCAGATGTAGATCGTCTTGTGTCAGGACATCCCGCCCAATCGGCATCAGAGTATGCCACAATGTCATTGGCGAGGGATCGACGAATGTGCAGACCAAACTGTAAGGTTCCTCGAATATACCGGAGCACACGTTTCAGCAATTGAAGGTGTGGTTCTCTTGGATCATGCATGAATAAGCAGATTTGTTGCACAACATAACTAATATCCGGGCGAGTAATAGTGAGGTATTGTAGAGCCCCTGCCAAGCTTCTGAATTCTGTCGGATCAGAGACAGGCTTGCCAACGGAAGCAGAGAGTTTTGATTTTGTGTCAATCGGAGTAGCACAAGGGTTGCAAGCTGACATGTTAGCACGTTCAAGGACTTCAAGGGCGTattgttcttgagaaagaagcAGGCCTTGAGATGTGCGGGACACTTGGATGCCTAGAAaatgctctagtgaaccaaGGTCAGTCATGGAGAACTCATGGCGAAGCTTGTGGATGATGGAGGATAAAAATGATGAGGAGTTGGCAGTGAGaataatgtcatcgacatatagtaACAGGTATGCTGTGTCTGTTTTGTTGTGGAGAATGAACAGGGATGAATCGGCTTTAGAGGCATGAAATCCAAGAGAGGTTAGAAAGGAGGTGAACCGGAGAAACCAAGTGCGTGGTGCTTGTTTAAGACCGTATAGAGATTTGTTCAACTTGCACACAAGGTTCGGATTGGTGGAATCAACAAAACCAGAGGGTTGTGTGCAATAAACAGTTTCAGATAAATTACCATGGAGGAAGGCGTTTTTGACGTCGAGTTGATGGATGGGCCAAGAAGAAGACACAGCAATGCTGAGCACCACACGCACTGTCGCTGGTTTAATTACTGGACTGAATGTGTCACTGTAGTCAATGCCAAATTGTTGATTGAACCCTCTTACCACCCAGCGAGCTTTGTACCGAGCGATACTCCCATCAGAGTTGTGTTTGTGGCGAAAAATCCACTTCCCTGTGATCACATTAGCACCTGCAGGACAAGGAACAAGACATCAAGTATTGTTGTTCTTCAAGGCATTATATTCTTCGATCATGGCTTGATGCCAATTAGGATCCTTTAATGCTGCACGATAGTTTGCTGGAATTGGAGATATGGGAGAGGTGGAGGCAGAAAGATTGAAGTGCCGCTTAGGCACAACAATGCCATGGCGCGCTCTGGTTTGCATGTGATGGAGGGAGGACTGGGTTGGGTGTCTGTAGCGAAGCGAGGAAGAGGTTGGAGGCGCGTTCCCGGGGTCAGAGCCCTGGACAGAAGGTGGCGTGGGGTGTGCTGGAGCTGAAGATGGTGGAGACCTGGGTGCAGAAGAGGCGGGCGATGATGGCGCAATGATTGGCGAGGGAATCGCGGCCGGGCTTGTTGGCGTGCGCGTAGTGGCTGGCGGAGGATGCGCGCTGAGCTCAACGATCGGACGCGGCGCAGGTGGTCCAGGCAACAGATCCGAGATGGATTGCGCCGAATTTGGTGCGGAGGGCATAGCTGTGGCCTGAGAGGAGGAATATGGGAACTGGGTTTCATAAAAAATGACATGTCTGGAAAGGATGATTTTCTTGGTGGTAAGATCTAAGAACTTATAGCCCTTGTGCTCAGGTGGATAACCAAGAAATATACAGGGTGTGCTCCGTGGTGCTAGCTTGTGGGGTGTTGTAGGGAGGAGATTTGGGTAGCATAAGCATCCAAAAATGCGAAGGTGAGAGTATTGTGGAGGCTGATGAAACAGAGCTTGGTACGGTGTATCAAGATGAAGAGGTTTGGATGGTCTGCGGTTGAGAAGATATGTGGCAGTATGGAGAGCCTCTGCCCAAAATTGAGGTGACAAATTGGCTTGGAAGAGAAGTGTACGAATGATGTCATTGATAGTACGTATTCCTCTTTCAGCTTTCCCGTTTTGTGAAGATGTATATGGACATGACAGACGGAATGTAATGCCGTGCGTGGAGAGGAGAGAGCGCAGAGAAGAGTTGTCAAATTCCTTGCCATTATCACACTGGATACATTGTATAGATAGGTGGAATTGAGTAAGGACATAGGAATGAAAATTCTTAAGCACTGAAGGGGTTTCAGACTTTGCACGTAAAGGAAATGTCCAAGTATAGTGGGAGTAGTCATCAATCAACACAAGATAGTATTTGTATCCACTGAAACTTGGAATTGGTGAAGTCCAAAGATCACAGTGTATTATTTGGAAGGGAAAGTAAGTAATTGACAAGGAACTGGAAAATGGGAGCCGAACATGGCATCCTTTTTGACAAGCCTCACAGACAGAAGATGCACTACTTTTATTGTTACAGGGAAAGGAAAAACGGGAAATCAAATGCTGTAGTGACTGATGACTGAGATGCCCAAGCCGCCTGTGCCAAATGTCAGATGATGGAGCACATGCTGCAAGGGCAAACTTGGAGGTGTGCTGTCTGGAGTGGAATGAGTAGAGGTCGCCGCTGCTACTGGATCTCAGAATCTCTTTCTTGGTGTGAAGATCCTTTACAGAAAAGCCATTGAGATCAAATTCAACAGAACAGGAGTTGTCTTTGGTAAATTTGTGAACAGATATGAGGTTTTTGATAATAGAAGGAGTATGTAAGACATTGCGTAAAAGAAATTGAGCATTGGGTGAATGAAGGGAGGTAGTACCAGTGCCATGAATTGGGAGAGAGGATCCATTGccaacaagaacatgatgagAATTATGCAGTGAAGAAGGACAATAAATGGGCAGGTTACCTTGAATACTAGAGATAAGCTTATCTCTAGTACGGACAAGATcggcgaagcggcggcggccggtgcggcGGTGGACATGAGCGACCTGCTCGGCTCGTACATCAACGACCTGGCCTGCCGCGCCGTGATGGGCAAGTCCTTCCGGAGCCAAGGCCGGAACAAGCTGCTACGGGAGCTCATCGAGGACACCTCGCAGCTGCTGGGCGGTTTCAACGTCGAGGAGTTCTTCCCGTTCCTGGCTCGCTTCGGGGTGCTCAGCAAGGCGGTCCGTGCCAAATCcgagagagtgaggaggaggtgGGACGAACTGCTGGACAGCCTGATCGAGGACCATGAGAGGAAGTATGTGGCCGTGGCGGCGAGTGATTCGTCGGAAGATGACGATGATTTTATCCATGTCGTGCTGTCCGTTAGACAGGAGTACGGCCTCACCAGCGAGCAGATGAAAGCTATCCTGCTTGTGAGTACAAATCCTAGCTACCAActtccactactacaaaaaagaaTATTAACTGCAATCTttgaaccgcctcggttaatactcTGCAAATTTTTGCCAGCGATCTGATCTTTCTCGAGCTTCGAGTGCAGGACATCTTTTTTGCAGGAATAGGGACAGCGTCTTCGGTGCTCGACTTCACCATGGCCGAGCTCATGCGGAGGCCGCACCTGATGGAGAAGCTTCAAGCTGAGGTGAACAGCAGCGTCCCTGAGGGGCTACAACTTGTCAGCGAAGCAGACCTGACCGACATGACCTACCTGAGCGCCGTCATAAAAGAGTCGCTCCGGCTCCACCCCGTGGTGCCTCTCCTTCCACACTTCTCCGTGGCCAGCTGCAGCATCGACGGTCACACGGTCCCTGCTGGGTTACGGGTCCTGGTCAACTCCTGGGCGATCGGCAGGGACGCACGCTACTGGGAGGATGCTGAGGAGTTCATCCCCGAGAGGTTTATCGGTGACGGCGGTGCTGCGCACGTTAACTTCAAGGGGAGCGATTTCCAGTTCTTGCCTTTTGGGTCTGGACGGAGGATGTGCGCTGGGGTGAACTTCGGGATAGCCTCGGTAGAGCTGATGTTGGCGAACCTTGTGCATCGTTTCGACTGGGAGGTGCCGGAGGGGAAGAAGAGAGGTGACATCGATATGTCCGAAGTGTTTGGGCTAGTAGTCAACCGAAAacacaagcttctcttggtCCCAAAATTACGTGTATAGATTCATATATATGTACTCTCCCCCCATCACAAATTATTAATCATTTCAATTTCATCTacctaaaaaaaatcaaaacaaccGATAACTCAAGACCGAGGGAGTACGTTACATGGAAGCACTAGAATAAATGTTGCATGGCCGTGGAATGGATATAGTAGAATATGTAAGATGATTGGTTGTATTATATTGTACATAGTAACGAAGTGCACCAGCCATCCTTAAATATACgtccaagtttttttttattgtaAGGAAGTTCTCTTGAGATGCTAGAGCTTTTTTTTTGCAGGAATTTTCATTCCATTAACTTAGAGGCtcaatgagatcatcactggCCACCAGGCCCTCTACCCCTGGGGGTGTGCTATCCCAAAGCAGGACTGCGTTTTGAGGATACTTACAACCTTGCGCTGCCAAAGCATGTGTCAccctatctattatcttattatttggccaacaaacggagcctccatgatcgctctcaaggtctagaaattcccacgttaatcggagaaaataagagaaatttaaattacccactactgccattataataaagTTAGTCAAAAATACCCCTTATAGAAATCTGAAAGGAGACAAACTCCCTTTGATTGCCGTTTCCAACTAGAAATCATATCCCGCGGAGAAACGTGAATTCTCCAACCATTACCCGTAGCAAATCGGATCTAGCCTTGCCCTTTGCATTGCAGGCCTGCATCATCGCCAACATCAGGATTTGCCGCTGGAATTCCACACCGTGGCTCGCCTCTGCGATCTCTACGGCTCGCCGCCGAAGATCCAGAACTTGCCTCTGCGATCTCTGCACCTCGCCGGAGATCTTGAAAGCATTGATCATCAGATTGCTCGAAGCTCTCAGCCTCTCCATACGTTGCGGCGTCAGCGTAACAAACCCCCCCTGCAAAGGTACTCTCATGTTTGCATATTCGTCCATAGGTCATCATGAATATACGGGGATGAGTTAAGTAATAAAATTTATTAAAACAAAGCATCTTTGTTGATGAAACTCTCATATTCAGTGAACGATCTGTGCAAGGTGGCATCAACCAAAGTAGCTACAATTAATTATAGCAGGCAGCAACAGAGTTAAAGCTAGCTACAATTAATTATAGCAGGCAGCAACATAGGTAATGCTGcatattttttgttttaactttataGTAGGCAGATTGATTAATGCTACATGTTCGTCATTTAGTTGTTAGATCACTCGGTAAGCTATTATCACACTTTCATGCAAATTTCTTTCATGAATAATATTTGCAAAAATAACTAATAAATATCATATCTTTTCATCTAATATGAATTTGCAGCTAATATATATGATTTCTTTTCAAGTAGGGTATTGACGATATGACATAGAAAAAATTGAGTGATCGTACAACTAAAGGATAATCGTGGAGCATTAAACTGAAAGTTATCAGAGTTTGGGATATGATTTTAATGGATGAACaggtaattttttttaccaatttttttgtttgtgtATATTATCCTGATTTTGCTTAACTATTGTATCTTTGAACAGAATGATACAATCCATGCTACTATATGGAAGGGTCTATTAAATACTTACAAGCCACAAATAAATGAGGGTTCTATATATGTCTTTAGTAACTTCAAAGTAGAAGGATCCATTAGGTACCGTCCATTGAGCAATGAGAAAAAAATAGTTTTTACATATAATACAATGGTGAAGGAAGTGAATGAGCCATCAGATAAATTCAAGCAGCATTACATCGAGTTTGTTACAAAATATTTACTGCTAGAATGAGAAAATAAAGATCATCAATGTTCAGGTAGCTATTTACTTGTACTGTTATCTATTTTATAATCATGTATACCATTTATTAACTTATTCTCAAATTTTAAGATGTTATTGGACTACTCACCAATATATGGCCAGTGCAACAAAGACTAATAAAGAAGAACACCCCCATTGAGCAAACGAAAGATATTCGTGTCATCGAACTTCTCTTATTCGAGTAAGAGAATCCTATTCATTTAATTTATGATCAACTAAAATAATTTCTTGCATAAAGATTCAATATTAAAATATTGTACATCAAATTTCAGTGGAGACAGTTATTATTGTTACATCGACAATGGTTGAAAATTTTAAGTTCCAAGGTAATTCAATGGtttatatatttaattgtgTGATTAAGTTCTCCCTATCAATCAAAGGTAACATatttgtgtgtgtgtatatatgttTGATATAGGTGtaacttctctttttttttgataaggTGTAACTTCTCTTAAAACAACTAGCGCTACAAGATTGTATAAAAATTTGGACATACCTGATACCTGGAAACTTATTCAGATGTATGCAATatattatatttcaaaaaaaataataaattactAATGAGTTATTTTCTTAATTGATATAATTATTTGTACACAATTAATTTCCTTTTTTATAGGTACTCGCACGAAGAAAATTTACCAAAAATGATGGAGGTAAACAAAAGCATACAAGGGACATAAGAGGAGCAAATATTTACAATAGAAAGACATTACAAGAAACTACTGAAGTGAGACATGAGAGCCTATTAGACAATGAAGTATGACATTTATATAATATTAGATTACCATATTAATTTTTTATACAACAAACTGTTACAATTTTTTATTCCTAATCCCATGGTTTCTATCTGTAGGAATTTATTTTTACATCAAGAGTTAATATAGATCAGCTACAAAAAAATACTATGTGGTGGTACATATCGTGTAACTATTGCAATAAAATGTGCAGTAAGGTAGATGACAATTACTATTGCAATAATTGTGATAAATATCCTAAAGGTACAACACCAAGGTAAGCGTGGATTGTTATCATTTAACAATATTGTTTTAATTCTATGTATAATATTTTCATTGTTGTAACAATTTTAATACAATAGATATTGGCTTCGACTCTGAATAAGTGACCACACAACAAGTACAACGTGCACTAAAGAGACTGCTCAATATAAATGTCACTACTTTGTTAGAATCACTCAATGGGAGAACTGAAGAAATTATCAAGAACATACAGAATCATTTATCTTTCGATTCAAGCTGAACAACCAAAACTTGACTGAAGGAAAGCCAGGTTATTTAGTAAAAAAAATTTTATTCCTGATGATGAACTTGAAGCAAAATTCTTAAACGACATAAAGGTAACAAATTTTTATTATCTATTCCGTAAGTTAGTATATTATATTAacatatttgaatttaaatagtATATTATGTTATgctataatttaatattttgGATTTCAtatctagccgcgcaaatgcgcgggtggCCCGTCTAGTTACATTTGTTATGACAGAAAGATACAATAACTGAATCAAAATACAAGATTAGAAAGCTGTTGATCTCAAACACGATACCGCTTGTAGCCGTGAGTGTATAAGATGTAGTCTCCAAAGCTGACTTCACCAGCATAGAGTCTGTTTCAATGATGACTTTACCGATCCACAATTCAGCAGCCATTTTCTCTCCCATAAGACAGGCCACCATCTCAGCATGCAAGGCATCTAGCCCCATCCTCCTCTTTCCCCTAGCATAAAAGCTCCATCAGAGTTCACCTTCAGAAACTCATTGTTCGATCGGCCTCACCCACCATTTCAGGTGTCGTAGCGATTGCCTGCACTCTTGCGTGCCTATTGCTAGATATTCGTTAGGCTGACGGGCAATGATTCCTGCCTAACGGATCGCCTCCCACCTCTTTTCTCCTTCCCGAACTCTGTTTCATTCTAGTCACCAATTCCACAACAACACCCGCATTCTTTTCCCTTCTTCTACATTCAGAATGTAATTGATCACTTCCTCACTTGCCTTGGCGACTCTTGACTTGCTAGCTCCAACCTGCACTGCTCTAGGTTCATTGCTTGCTAGACAGGTTTG from Panicum virgatum strain AP13 chromosome 7N, P.virgatum_v5, whole genome shotgun sequence includes the following:
- the LOC120683759 gene encoding indole-2-monooxygenase-like: MSAMASLAQQFMLELRTPRSWLVLLVPLFLLLVCYSLSTFSAKRGRPRQQASDNHLPPSPPALPVLGHLHLVGSLPHVSLRNLARKHGYGDLMLLRLGAMPLLVVSSPRAAEAVLRTHDLVFASRPRSLVAEIVLYGPSDIGFTPYGEYWRQARKLVTTHMLIVKRVQSLRLAREEVKLPTDKIGEAAAAGAAVDMSDLLGSYINDLACRAVMGKSFRSQGRNKLLRELIEDTSQLLGGFNVEEFFPFLARFGVLSKAVRAKSERVRRRWDELLDSLIEDHERKYVAVAASDSSEDDDDFIHVVLSVRQEYGLTSEQMKAILLDIFFAGIGTASSVLDFTMAELMRRPHLMEKLQAEVNSSVPEGLQLVSEADLTDMTYLSAVIKESLRLHPVVPLLPHFSVASCSIDGHTVPAGLRVLVNSWAIGRDARYWEDAEEFIPERFIGDGGAAHVNFKGSDFQFLPFGSGRRMCAGVNFGIASVELMLANLVHRFDWEVPEGKKRGDIDMSEVFGLVVNRKHKLLLVPKLRV